A genomic stretch from Shewanella woodyi ATCC 51908 includes:
- a CDS encoding flavocytochrome c, which translates to MKKLKSAIYLATLLGTAGLVANATAADNLADFHAENQECDSCHTADGELSNDNLSYENAQCVSCHGSMAEVAQETKHEHYNAHDSHFPGEVACTSCHSAHEKSMVYCDSCHSFDFDMPYVGKWERHEPSIAELAKDKSEREAALAAAPRDTVDVVVVGSGGAGFSASVAAHDKGASVILIEKEPVIGGNAKLAAGGMNAAWTDQQKAKGIEDSVDSMRKDTMKGGRELNDPALVDVLVTHSKGSVDWMTAMGADLNDVGRMGGASANRSHRPTGGAGVGAHVIQVLYDNAIKRDIDMRMNTRGIEILKDDSGKVKGLLVKGMYKGYYWIKADAVILATGGFAKNNDRVSKLDPKLKGFISTNQPGATGDGIDVAANAGAAMQDLQYIQAHPTLSVKGGVMVTEAVRGNGAILVNREGKRFVNEITTRDKASAAILEQTGKSAYLIFDDSVRKSLKKIDKYIGLGVVPTADTLVNLGKLENIDGKALTETVARYNTLVTSGKDTDFGRPNLPRALNEGNYYAIEVTPGVHHTMGGVKIDSKAEIMNAKQQVIPGLYGAGEVTGGVHGANRLGGNAISDIITFGRVAGEEAATYSKKN; encoded by the coding sequence ATGAAAAAGCTAAAAAGTGCCATCTACTTGGCAACGCTATTGGGAACTGCTGGTCTAGTTGCAAACGCAACTGCGGCAGACAACCTTGCTGACTTCCATGCTGAAAACCAAGAGTGTGATTCTTGTCATACAGCTGATGGTGAGTTATCTAACGATAACCTTAGCTATGAAAATGCCCAGTGTGTTTCCTGTCACGGCTCCATGGCGGAGGTAGCACAAGAGACCAAACATGAACATTACAATGCTCATGATTCTCACTTCCCTGGCGAAGTTGCTTGTACCTCTTGTCACAGTGCTCATGAAAAATCTATGGTCTACTGTGACTCTTGCCACAGCTTTGATTTCGATATGCCTTATGTGGGCAAGTGGGAACGTCATGAGCCAAGTATCGCTGAACTTGCAAAAGATAAATCAGAGCGTGAAGCAGCATTAGCCGCCGCGCCGCGAGATACTGTTGATGTGGTCGTTGTTGGCTCTGGCGGAGCTGGCTTCTCTGCATCTGTTGCCGCTCACGATAAGGGCGCGTCTGTCATCCTTATTGAGAAGGAGCCTGTTATCGGTGGTAACGCTAAGTTAGCTGCTGGTGGCATGAACGCCGCTTGGACGGATCAACAAAAAGCCAAGGGCATTGAAGACAGTGTTGATTCGATGAGAAAAGACACCATGAAAGGGGGCCGCGAGCTTAACGATCCTGCTTTAGTTGATGTGTTAGTGACTCACTCTAAAGGCTCTGTGGATTGGATGACCGCCATGGGTGCCGATCTTAATGATGTTGGCCGTATGGGCGGCGCATCTGCTAACCGCTCTCACCGTCCAACGGGGGGCGCAGGTGTTGGTGCTCATGTGATTCAGGTGCTTTACGATAACGCGATTAAGCGTGATATCGATATGCGCATGAATACCCGCGGCATTGAGATCCTTAAAGATGACTCAGGTAAGGTTAAAGGCCTACTCGTTAAAGGTATGTACAAGGGCTATTACTGGATTAAGGCCGATGCAGTGATTTTGGCAACCGGTGGCTTTGCGAAGAATAATGACCGCGTCTCTAAGTTAGATCCTAAGCTTAAAGGCTTTATCTCAACGAACCAACCAGGTGCAACAGGTGATGGTATCGATGTGGCAGCTAATGCTGGCGCCGCGATGCAAGACCTTCAATATATTCAAGCTCACCCAACGCTATCAGTTAAAGGTGGTGTGATGGTCACTGAAGCGGTACGTGGGAATGGCGCTATCTTGGTAAACCGTGAAGGTAAGCGATTCGTTAATGAGATCACCACGCGTGATAAAGCTTCTGCCGCGATTCTTGAGCAAACTGGTAAGTCTGCTTACCTGATTTTCGATGACTCAGTGCGTAAATCACTGAAGAAAATTGATAAGTATATCGGTCTTGGTGTAGTACCAACGGCTGACACATTAGTGAACTTAGGTAAACTTGAGAACATCGATGGTAAAGCTTTGACCGAAACCGTTGCTCGTTACAACACCTTAGTGACCAGTGGTAAAGATACTGACTTTGGACGTCCTAACTTGCCTCGTGCACTTAATGAAGGTAACTACTACGCCATTGAAGTGACACCTGGTGTTCATCACACCATGGGCGGCGTTAAGATTGACTCTAAAGCTGAGATCATGAATGCCAAGCAGCAAGTGATCCCAGGTCTTTATGGCGCGGGTGAAGTGACTGGCGGTGTTCACGGTGCCAATCGTCTGGGTGGTAATGCTATCTCTGATATCATCACCTTCGGTCGAGTGGCAGGTGAAGAAGCAGCGACTTATTCTAAGAAGAATTAG
- a CDS encoding sigma-54-dependent transcriptional regulator → MKLARNILLVDDEASWLRTLALTLNRLVPEAQVDTCIDSRQVIDRLSVEEYALVLLDLTMPFHSGETLLEMIRTSFPKTRVIIVTGVNEVDTAVRCIKNGAYDYFIKTDKVEDLARTVRRALEVVGLERNYLRIKERFLSRTLAQPEAFNNILTCEPVLLDQFRYLEAVAQSPEPILIQGESGTGKDEFAQSCHQLCCSKAPFININLAGLSTQAFELQLFGQIHTQEDGQISAQAGVLHQVGEGMLYLNEIAELPLEAQAKLVDVIEHKQYYPIGSDRSYPVKCKIITSTQNDLIALNKLGKFRSDLLYRLCSHKIKLPPLRERKLDHSMLINHFIDRAAKEMGLESPLQPTNLARQLADYDFPGNLHELKGMVFDSVSRSDGVQLNITPFMEAINEQRGGVGTSESKIVFPKTLPTLAEISNTLIQEAMSRTANNQTAAAQMLGISQSALSRRLTKEN, encoded by the coding sequence ATGAAGTTAGCCAGAAACATTTTACTAGTCGACGATGAAGCTTCATGGTTAAGAACCCTTGCTCTAACATTAAACCGCCTCGTGCCGGAAGCACAGGTCGATACCTGTATCGATAGCAGACAAGTTATTGACCGTTTATCGGTAGAGGAGTACGCCTTAGTCTTGCTCGATCTAACCATGCCGTTCCACTCTGGAGAGACACTGCTGGAGATGATCCGCACTAGCTTTCCTAAGACAAGAGTCATTATCGTCACTGGCGTAAATGAGGTCGATACCGCGGTTCGCTGCATCAAAAATGGCGCCTATGATTACTTTATCAAAACTGACAAAGTGGAAGACTTAGCAAGAACCGTGCGTCGTGCACTTGAGGTTGTTGGATTAGAGCGGAACTACCTACGTATTAAGGAGCGCTTTTTAAGCCGGACTCTTGCCCAGCCCGAAGCCTTCAATAATATCTTAACCTGTGAACCAGTCCTACTCGATCAGTTTCGCTACCTTGAGGCAGTCGCCCAGAGCCCAGAACCCATCCTTATTCAGGGTGAAAGTGGAACCGGTAAAGATGAATTTGCACAGTCTTGCCACCAACTCTGCTGCAGTAAGGCGCCCTTTATCAATATCAACTTGGCAGGTCTCAGCACTCAAGCATTTGAGCTGCAGCTATTTGGTCAGATACACACTCAAGAGGATGGCCAGATCTCAGCACAAGCTGGCGTTCTACATCAAGTGGGAGAAGGGATGCTCTACTTAAATGAGATAGCAGAACTCCCCCTTGAAGCCCAAGCAAAATTGGTCGATGTAATTGAGCATAAACAATACTACCCTATTGGCAGTGATCGCTCCTATCCAGTAAAGTGCAAAATCATCACCTCGACTCAAAATGATCTGATTGCTCTTAACAAGTTAGGGAAGTTTCGCAGTGATCTACTCTACCGACTCTGCTCACACAAGATTAAACTTCCTCCACTAAGGGAGCGCAAACTCGATCACTCTATGCTAATCAACCACTTTATTGATAGGGCAGCGAAAGAGATGGGGTTAGAGAGCCCACTTCAGCCCACGAATCTAGCACGACAGCTAGCAGACTATGACTTTCCTGGAAACCTACATGAATTAAAAGGCATGGTGTTCGACAGTGTCAGTCGCAGTGATGGTGTTCAGCTCAACATCACCCCCTTTATGGAAGCGATTAATGAACAAAGAGGAGGGGTGGGCACATCCGAGAGCAAAATAGTCTTTCCAAAAACACTGCCTACACTGGCCGAGATCAGTAACACGTTAATCCAAGAAGCGATGAGCCGCACAGCAAACAACCAAACAGCCGCAGCTCAGATGCTGGGAATAAGCCAAAGTGCATTAAGTCGAAGGCTTACCAAGGAGAATTAA
- a CDS encoding sensor histidine kinase, translating to MNRFGLSSVLFFWLLISVMVPTFLLSALYLSSFKETLLEQEQEHLSQFADKKVKEVEDYISERIADAFTLSQSAEVIELFSLLLTHYQVDREGRDYLEILQDYQEVYQQYTDYGYLDLLFITPSEEVIFSLTDKHKFDKEQLPGEAFSHGLHGVIQKAKYFLESSSSSFEYSPLLKQATAYIGAPILLDGKLLGVIVLQVDSQIIQRVTLDVSGNLSSREVVVAAKRGSYFSYQAQLKYDSEVKIGGLQPVFKLPKPLSNAISGLRGVVFAEDYRGEQVIAATRYIPSVQWGLVLKEDLDDVMSAYHELLRLSIFMFLVVIFCVLLLSGFLGRWLAKPFESMIEMTQAIASGTTKSTIFPQGTKESYALALSFNQMTHSLALARETLEQQVEERTRDLTHEISLRESKERALTESYKELNESMERLQSMQSQLVETEKMASLGGLVAGFAHELNTPIGVAITASSLFLRELIILEECYKNSTLTEVVFDQYLSEIKDTCFLLDKNLKRTASLVSNFKLVAVEQTNLHKEKFDLRDLVDSLLKSLTPETKKYPVEIINEIPSEIIINSYAGDFYQLLTNLVLNAMIHAFDGMKEGRLTICASQCQYNLVLTVADNGKGVSQDHLSCLFEPFFTTRRGSGGSGLGLSIVYNIVTHKLRGDIQVSSIPGQGTEFIITFPIDTEEQS from the coding sequence ATGAATCGATTTGGTTTATCAAGTGTCCTTTTCTTCTGGTTACTTATCAGTGTTATGGTACCGACGTTTCTACTCTCTGCTCTCTATCTTTCCTCTTTTAAAGAGACGTTATTAGAGCAGGAGCAGGAGCATCTATCACAATTTGCTGATAAAAAAGTGAAGGAGGTGGAGGATTATATCAGTGAGCGGATAGCCGATGCTTTCACGTTATCCCAGTCAGCGGAAGTAATAGAGTTATTTAGTCTGTTATTGACCCATTACCAGGTTGACAGAGAGGGGCGTGACTATTTAGAGATATTACAAGATTATCAGGAGGTTTATCAGCAATACACAGATTATGGCTATCTAGATCTCCTTTTTATAACTCCATCAGAGGAGGTGATTTTTTCCTTAACGGATAAACATAAGTTTGATAAAGAACAGCTTCCAGGCGAGGCTTTCTCCCATGGCCTGCATGGGGTAATACAGAAAGCGAAATATTTTCTTGAGTCATCCTCCTCCAGCTTTGAATACTCACCTTTGTTAAAGCAAGCTACCGCTTATATCGGAGCACCAATATTGCTAGATGGAAAATTGCTTGGGGTGATAGTGCTTCAAGTCGATAGCCAAATTATTCAGAGAGTGACTTTAGATGTGAGTGGAAACCTCTCTAGTCGGGAGGTGGTCGTGGCTGCAAAACGAGGCAGTTACTTCAGTTATCAAGCTCAGCTTAAGTATGATTCTGAAGTTAAAATTGGTGGCTTACAACCTGTATTTAAGTTACCTAAACCGCTCTCTAATGCGATATCTGGTCTCAGAGGGGTTGTATTTGCAGAGGATTACAGAGGGGAGCAAGTGATCGCGGCAACCCGCTATATCCCATCTGTTCAATGGGGGTTAGTGCTAAAGGAAGATCTCGATGATGTGATGTCGGCATATCATGAGTTATTAAGGCTGAGTATATTTATGTTTCTGGTCGTGATCTTCTGTGTCTTGTTACTGTCGGGATTTTTAGGTCGCTGGTTGGCTAAACCTTTTGAGTCCATGATAGAGATGACACAGGCGATCGCTTCAGGTACCACGAAAAGTACTATTTTTCCTCAAGGAACAAAGGAGAGTTATGCTCTGGCGTTAAGTTTTAATCAGATGACTCATTCTCTCGCGTTGGCAAGGGAGACGTTAGAGCAGCAAGTCGAGGAGCGGACTCGGGATTTAACGCATGAGATTAGTTTGAGGGAGAGTAAAGAGCGAGCGCTCACTGAGAGTTATAAGGAGCTCAATGAGTCAATGGAGCGATTGCAGTCTATGCAATCTCAGTTGGTTGAGACCGAAAAGATGGCTTCACTAGGTGGGCTAGTGGCAGGTTTTGCTCATGAGCTTAATACGCCCATTGGGGTTGCTATTACCGCTTCTTCGCTGTTTCTTAGAGAGTTAATTATCTTAGAGGAGTGCTATAAAAACAGTACATTAACTGAAGTCGTTTTTGATCAGTACCTCAGTGAAATCAAAGATACCTGTTTTCTGCTGGATAAGAATTTAAAGCGCACGGCGTCTCTTGTGAGTAATTTTAAATTGGTGGCCGTAGAGCAAACAAACCTGCATAAGGAGAAATTTGATCTCCGTGACTTAGTGGATTCACTGTTAAAGAGCTTAACTCCCGAGACAAAAAAATATCCGGTTGAGATAATCAATGAGATCCCTAGTGAGATCATCATCAACTCCTATGCGGGCGATTTTTATCAGTTGTTAACTAATCTAGTGTTGAATGCGATGATCCATGCATTTGATGGTATGAAGGAGGGGAGGTTAACCATCTGTGCCTCCCAGTGCCAATATAACTTAGTGCTTACAGTGGCTGACAATGGTAAAGGCGTTTCGCAAGATCATCTTTCCTGTCTTTTTGAACCATTCTTTACAACTCGTCGAGGCTCTGGAGGCAGTGGACTTGGTTTGAGTATTGTTTATAACATAGTGACACATAAGCTTCGTGGTGATATTCAGGTCAGCTCAATCCCAGGGCAAGGTACTGAATTTATCATCACCTTCCCCATAGATACTGAAGAGCAATCTTAA
- a CDS encoding condensin complex protein MksE: MSEVNETIVVGTGAIIERLLKGEFICRTTDEESWRALKNPSTRERVETYLNQINRTIGSAGEGEVFFCGYQQLGDSERKVISSQFKDICNALIPLVEWLVLVQEASGQDAPLSEGAAVRLTELQTRIEDTPAFREQLAKISHYRLFGSTSTNVDAQIKLVFKRLVELGYLARPNAEKQIFIATGKLDYLYEVIRFIDETEGLSLEAQAETATQRDLV; encoded by the coding sequence ATGTCAGAGGTTAATGAGACGATTGTTGTGGGTACGGGTGCGATTATTGAACGGTTGCTAAAAGGCGAGTTTATCTGCCGTACTACCGATGAAGAGAGCTGGCGTGCGTTAAAAAATCCCAGTACTCGTGAGCGGGTCGAGACCTACCTAAATCAGATTAATCGTACTATCGGTTCCGCGGGCGAGGGGGAGGTTTTTTTCTGTGGTTATCAGCAGTTGGGCGACAGTGAACGTAAAGTGATCTCCTCTCAGTTTAAAGATATCTGTAATGCGCTTATCCCGTTAGTGGAGTGGCTGGTCCTAGTTCAGGAAGCCAGCGGGCAAGATGCGCCACTTTCTGAAGGTGCAGCGGTGCGCTTAACTGAGCTGCAAACACGGATTGAAGACACGCCAGCGTTTCGCGAACAACTGGCTAAAATAAGTCACTATCGGCTATTTGGCTCGACCAGTACGAATGTCGATGCCCAGATTAAGTTGGTGTTTAAGCGTTTGGTGGAGCTTGGCTATCTGGCCAGACCCAATGCTGAGAAGCAGATCTTTATCGCAACGGGTAAATTAGATTATCTCTATGAGGTGATCCGGTTTATCGATGAGACTGAGGGTTTGAGTTTGGAAGCTCAAGCTGAAACTGCGACCCAAAGGGATCTGGTTTAA
- a CDS encoding dicarboxylate/amino acid:cation symporter has protein sequence MIKSLSTRIFIGLFSGLIFGSIIQYLLGDIGFFSGTIVEISSGVGTMFVNMIMMLVVPLVFVSIVCGVLELKDLKSFGRLGGKTFGFYIINTLVAIFAALAVALLLEPGRGVDMSGGTGAVITATELPNLVQLIVNIVPNNPVSAFTSGNMLQVIFMALLVGGVIKSLGGAVPLLVQGFQEGNKLMMKLITVVMQLAPFGVFALMLKLGATLEAEIFVSVLEYLFVILGLLLAWIFIVYPIAVGAFTSVSAKEFRAKTREQILFSLSTASSNATIPVTMRTLTDKLGVKRAVAGFGVPLGATMNMGGVSIYITIAIFFVANAFGAPIAMEQLPALLFSIFLLSVGAGGVPGGGMVMIGVLIHQMGLPVEAFAIVAALDRLIDMVLTSCNVVGDTAVLTIVDSTEKEHDEAAAEGARVSAKA, from the coding sequence ATGATTAAGTCACTCTCAACACGGATCTTTATTGGTCTGTTTTCCGGATTAATTTTCGGTTCCATCATTCAATATCTACTTGGTGATATTGGATTCTTCTCCGGTACAATTGTCGAGATTTCATCTGGTGTCGGCACCATGTTCGTTAATATGATCATGATGTTAGTCGTCCCTTTGGTATTTGTCAGTATTGTGTGTGGAGTGTTAGAGCTTAAAGATTTGAAGAGTTTTGGCCGCTTGGGCGGAAAAACATTCGGTTTTTATATTATAAATACCTTAGTTGCCATCTTTGCAGCACTCGCAGTGGCACTGCTGTTAGAGCCCGGTCGCGGTGTTGATATGTCTGGCGGTACGGGAGCGGTGATCACAGCTACCGAGTTACCCAACCTTGTTCAGCTGATCGTAAATATTGTGCCTAACAATCCTGTGTCAGCGTTTACTTCGGGTAATATGCTGCAGGTTATCTTTATGGCCTTGCTAGTTGGGGGAGTGATAAAGTCTCTTGGTGGTGCGGTCCCTTTGCTGGTGCAGGGTTTTCAGGAGGGCAATAAGTTAATGATGAAGCTGATCACTGTAGTGATGCAGCTGGCACCTTTCGGTGTTTTTGCTCTTATGCTTAAGTTAGGTGCGACCCTAGAAGCTGAGATTTTTGTTAGTGTGCTTGAGTACCTGTTTGTGATTCTTGGTCTCTTATTGGCTTGGATCTTTATTGTTTACCCTATCGCTGTTGGCGCTTTTACCTCTGTGTCGGCCAAAGAGTTCCGCGCTAAGACCCGTGAACAGATCTTGTTTTCTCTCTCTACTGCCAGCTCAAATGCCACGATTCCAGTGACCATGCGTACCTTGACTGACAAGTTAGGTGTGAAGCGTGCTGTTGCTGGTTTTGGTGTTCCGCTAGGGGCAACCATGAATATGGGTGGTGTTTCTATCTATATTACTATCGCCATCTTCTTTGTGGCGAATGCATTTGGGGCACCTATTGCGATGGAGCAACTGCCTGCGCTGCTCTTTAGTATTTTCCTACTCTCTGTTGGCGCCGGTGGTGTACCTGGCGGCGGTATGGTGATGATAGGTGTTCTTATTCATCAGATGGGATTACCTGTTGAAGCGTTTGCTATCGTTGCTGCACTCGATCGCTTGATCGACATGGTGTTAACCTCATGCAATGTTGTTGGGGATACTGCGGTGTTAACTATCGTTGATTCAACTGAGAAAGAGCATGATGAGGCTGCGGCAGAAGGAGCTAGGGTTTCAGCTAAAGCCTAA
- a CDS encoding ATP-binding protein has product MKYLLFLLSFTLFTPLFSYADTQPKQSIVFGVHSKTAPLEWRNNGVDQGFNIELMNRIGQMCNARILTRRKTFQQLLSDVHSPESDIDVIAIVSPVTIDRDLSQSDPIYATHAKAYTLQGKAFINGWHDLVGKRVAIKKGAFVDVYLSGQEQEFERIDVDLYETGFQLLIKGQVDVVLAENFVARRLLPFYPSIRSSSDPLIYGAFNFVTNGKNAPLMAKINEALRQLKLSGEYDKLVNKWFGTGREKVDLTTTQQKMLWLAILVSIISAFGMILTAYISASLRKRTLSLKSELVQRRKAEQQILSLSQQFQSVLNGIPHGVTIFNRRCECLWSNDKNNLLLKSPEFHFTQGQVFQLDDSLIEVLNEQKSLTADMSYHAQYWQLQIHPIAEDQAVILLEETTEQQALRQANNEASRLASLGELSAGVAHEINNPTGLIIHSIAFLNHALCDLKPAAHHYTQQNPFWSVAGLDPNQAIEELEISCATIDEGANRISRIVSDLKCYARPNIANKHRPMKLNEVVTVSLRLTANQIKLFNLTTHLQLPEPELMGDAQQLQQVLINLIQNACHASKPISDSIPSLITIETYTRDSDHYLTITDTGAGMDDATLKRITEPFFTTRRSSGGTGLGLSVCSRIIKEHNAQMQINSRLGKGTKISIRFPLITAITKQMPEQQSEQERTVSLETER; this is encoded by the coding sequence ATGAAATATTTACTGTTTTTACTCTCTTTTACGCTTTTTACTCCGCTGTTTTCCTATGCAGATACTCAGCCAAAGCAGAGCATAGTGTTCGGTGTTCACTCCAAGACAGCTCCGCTTGAGTGGCGAAATAACGGCGTTGATCAAGGCTTTAATATCGAGCTAATGAATCGTATTGGCCAAATGTGTAACGCAAGAATTCTGACAAGGCGTAAAACCTTCCAGCAACTGCTGAGCGATGTTCACTCACCCGAGAGTGATATCGATGTCATCGCCATTGTCAGCCCTGTCACTATCGACAGAGACCTGAGTCAATCCGATCCCATCTATGCTACCCATGCCAAAGCCTATACTCTGCAGGGGAAAGCGTTTATTAATGGCTGGCATGATCTGGTTGGTAAACGTGTTGCTATCAAAAAAGGCGCATTTGTCGACGTTTATCTCTCAGGTCAAGAACAAGAGTTTGAGCGCATAGATGTCGATCTTTATGAAACAGGCTTCCAACTGCTTATAAAAGGTCAAGTCGATGTCGTTCTTGCTGAAAACTTTGTCGCCAGACGACTCCTGCCCTTCTACCCCTCGATCAGAAGCTCCAGTGATCCACTGATATATGGTGCTTTTAATTTTGTCACCAACGGTAAAAATGCGCCTTTAATGGCAAAAATTAATGAAGCCCTAAGGCAGCTCAAGCTGTCTGGTGAATATGACAAACTCGTCAATAAGTGGTTCGGTACAGGCCGAGAAAAAGTTGATCTGACGACAACTCAACAGAAGATGTTATGGCTGGCAATCTTAGTTAGCATTATCTCAGCGTTTGGCATGATACTCACCGCCTACATCAGTGCAAGTCTGCGCAAACGGACCCTATCTCTAAAATCAGAGCTGGTGCAGCGCCGTAAAGCTGAGCAGCAGATATTAAGTCTGTCTCAGCAGTTTCAATCCGTTCTTAATGGTATTCCACATGGGGTCACCATATTTAATCGTAGATGCGAATGTCTATGGAGTAATGACAAAAATAACCTGCTGCTAAAAAGCCCAGAGTTCCACTTTACCCAAGGTCAGGTATTTCAGCTCGATGACTCGTTAATCGAAGTGTTAAATGAGCAAAAATCCCTCACGGCTGATATGAGTTATCATGCTCAATATTGGCAACTGCAGATCCACCCTATTGCCGAAGATCAAGCCGTGATCCTGCTTGAGGAGACCACAGAGCAGCAAGCCCTGAGGCAAGCTAATAATGAAGCAAGTAGGTTAGCCTCTTTAGGTGAGCTCTCAGCAGGTGTTGCCCATGAGATAAACAACCCTACTGGGCTTATCATTCACTCTATCGCCTTTTTAAACCACGCACTTTGCGATCTAAAACCCGCAGCCCACCACTATACTCAGCAAAATCCATTTTGGTCTGTTGCGGGATTAGATCCTAATCAAGCCATCGAAGAGTTGGAGATAAGCTGTGCAACGATAGATGAGGGAGCAAACCGGATAAGTAGAATTGTGAGCGATCTAAAGTGTTATGCAAGACCCAATATCGCCAACAAACATAGGCCAATGAAACTGAATGAGGTGGTCACAGTATCGCTACGTCTCACTGCAAATCAGATCAAGTTATTTAATCTAACGACTCATCTTCAGCTGCCCGAGCCAGAGTTGATGGGGGATGCCCAGCAGCTACAGCAGGTATTGATTAATCTGATACAAAACGCGTGTCATGCCTCAAAACCTATATCAGACAGTATACCTAGCCTTATCACTATCGAAACCTATACCCGAGATAGCGATCACTATTTAACGATAACTGACACAGGTGCGGGAATGGATGACGCCACACTAAAGCGGATCACTGAGCCTTTCTTTACCACCAGACGTTCCAGTGGCGGTACAGGCTTAGGCCTGTCTGTTTGTAGCCGAATAATTAAAGAGCATAACGCACAGATGCAGATAAATTCACGCCTAGGAAAAGGCACAAAAATTAGCATTCGATTCCCCTTGATCACAGCAATAACAAAGCAAATGCCAGAGCAACAATCAGAGCAAGAGAGAACAGTAAGTTTGGAGACAGAGAGATGA
- a CDS encoding urea ABC transporter substrate-binding protein, with translation MLKKIRLSFYICLFIIGLLVALQACNREQNTKVKIGVLHSITGTMSFSERDLVDVISLAVKEINRDGGLLGKKIEPVLADGASDWNIFAAKAEKLITTDKVAVIFGCWTSSCRKSVKPVIEEHHHLMFYPLQYEGLELSPNIIYTGATPNQQIIPSVHWALENIGERVYLIGSDYIFPRAANMIIKDQLKSRGITPLGETYIPLGSNDLTEALREIGELKPDVVVNTINGDSNIAFFRGISTLSKVKVLSYSIGEPEVRAIGEELMVGHFAAWNYFQSIESDENKRFIDAFKREFGAERVVNDPMEATYIGVKLWAQAVKSAASFEPLRIRSTLAHQSLNAPHGVVSVEALSQHLWKTVRIGQVRDDGQFDIVWSSDSPIRPSPFPTYHKKQEWLKRLRELELK, from the coding sequence GTGTTAAAAAAAATCCGCTTATCTTTCTATATATGCTTATTTATTATCGGGTTATTGGTTGCATTACAGGCATGTAATAGGGAACAAAACACCAAAGTAAAAATTGGCGTCTTACACTCAATTACGGGCACTATGTCTTTTAGTGAACGGGATCTTGTTGATGTTATCTCATTGGCAGTAAAGGAGATTAATCGAGATGGGGGCTTGTTGGGTAAAAAGATTGAACCTGTTTTAGCCGACGGTGCCTCGGATTGGAATATATTTGCAGCTAAGGCAGAGAAGTTAATCACCACTGATAAGGTCGCGGTCATTTTTGGCTGCTGGACATCGAGTTGCCGCAAGTCGGTTAAGCCTGTGATTGAGGAGCATCATCACTTGATGTTTTATCCTTTGCAATATGAGGGATTGGAGCTATCACCTAATATCATCTATACAGGAGCGACCCCTAATCAGCAGATAATTCCCAGTGTTCATTGGGCGCTGGAGAACATTGGTGAGCGTGTTTATCTGATTGGTTCTGATTATATCTTCCCTCGGGCTGCGAATATGATCATTAAAGATCAACTAAAAAGTCGTGGTATTACCCCTCTCGGTGAGACCTATATTCCCTTAGGCTCGAACGACCTTACAGAAGCGTTAAGGGAGATTGGGGAGCTTAAGCCTGATGTTGTGGTGAATACAATCAATGGTGACAGCAATATCGCGTTCTTTAGAGGGATCAGCACACTAAGTAAAGTTAAAGTGCTCTCCTATAGCATCGGAGAGCCAGAAGTGAGGGCGATAGGAGAGGAGTTAATGGTGGGGCATTTTGCCGCCTGGAACTATTTTCAAAGCATTGAAAGTGATGAAAACAAACGCTTTATTGATGCTTTCAAGAGGGAGTTTGGAGCTGAAAGAGTGGTAAACGACCCCATGGAGGCCACCTATATTGGGGTTAAGTTATGGGCCCAAGCTGTCAAGTCTGCCGCTAGTTTCGAGCCGTTAAGAATACGAAGCACTTTAGCTCATCAGAGTTTGAATGCTCCTCATGGGGTGGTATCGGTTGAGGCGCTATCTCAACATCTATGGAAAACGGTTCGAATAGGGCAAGTTCGTGATGATGGTCAGTTTGATATTGTATGGTCCAGTGACTCTCCCATTAGGCCGAGCCCTTTTCCTACCTATCATAAGAAGCAGGAGTGGCTAAAAAGACTTAGGGAGTTAGAGCTGAAATGA